From Enhydrobacter sp., the proteins below share one genomic window:
- a CDS encoding histidine phosphatase family protein: MTLVAPLYMLRHGETAWNTERRMQGTKDSPLTERGRSQALAVARALKAELALKPGPTVFWRSPLGRTRETADIIGRELDLPPQDWRDDERLVELCYGEWEGFNWKEIEAHTPNALADWKADPHGFCPPGGETHFELRRRSASFLAEVATMGVRAVVVGHGVSGAVVRGLNLGLDAQAMFVLEKPQDAFFRLTAGAEERISCEW; encoded by the coding sequence ATGACCCTCGTCGCTCCCCTCTACATGCTGCGCCATGGCGAAACTGCCTGGAATACCGAGCGGCGCATGCAGGGCACCAAGGACTCGCCCCTGACCGAGCGCGGCCGCTCCCAGGCCCTGGCGGTGGCGCGGGCGCTCAAGGCCGAGCTGGCGCTCAAGCCCGGCCCGACGGTGTTCTGGCGCAGCCCACTCGGCCGCACGCGCGAAACGGCCGACATCATCGGCCGCGAACTCGACCTGCCGCCGCAGGACTGGCGCGACGACGAGCGCCTGGTCGAGCTCTGCTACGGCGAATGGGAAGGCTTCAACTGGAAGGAGATCGAGGCCCACACGCCCAACGCGCTCGCCGACTGGAAGGCCGACCCCCACGGCTTCTGCCCGCCCGGCGGCGAGACCCACTTCGAACTGCGCCGCCGGTCGGCCTCGTTCCTCGCTGAGGTCGCCACCATGGGCGTGCGCGCGGTCGTCGTCGGCCATGGCGTGAGCGGCGCCGTCGTGCGCGGCCTCAATCTCGGCCTCGACGCCCAGGCGATGTTCGTGCTGGAGAAGCCGCAGGACGCCTTCTTCCGCCTCACCGCGGGTGCCGAGGAGCGCATCAGCTGCGAATGGTGA
- the rsmD gene encoding 16S rRNA (guanine(966)-N(2))-methyltransferase RsmD — protein MRIVAGKHRGRALASPEGLATRPTSSRAREALFNILAHANWRSDGTSPLIEARVLDAFAGSGALGLEALSRGAAHATFFDTDPAAIKLIGENLRKLGETARAKVVRADATRPPPGREPCDLVFLDPPYRTGLAAQAAMALADAGWIAADAIVTVELASNEDLVPPSGFEAIDERRYGAAKIVVLKMTP, from the coding sequence ATCAGGATCGTCGCGGGCAAGCATCGCGGTCGTGCCCTCGCCTCGCCCGAGGGGCTTGCGACGCGGCCGACCTCGAGTCGTGCCCGCGAGGCCCTGTTCAACATCCTGGCTCACGCCAACTGGCGCAGTGACGGGACCTCGCCGCTGATCGAGGCGCGCGTCCTCGACGCCTTCGCCGGCTCCGGTGCGCTGGGGCTCGAGGCGCTGTCGCGCGGCGCAGCGCATGCCACCTTCTTCGACACCGATCCTGCAGCGATCAAGCTGATCGGCGAGAATCTGCGCAAGCTCGGCGAAACCGCCCGCGCCAAGGTGGTGCGCGCCGACGCCACCCGGCCGCCGCCCGGCCGCGAGCCCTGCGACCTCGTCTTCCTCGACCCACCCTACCGGACGGGTCTCGCCGCCCAGGCGGCAATGGCGCTCGCCGACGCGGGCTGGATCGCCGCTGACGCGATTGTGACCGTCGAACTGGCTTCCAACGAGGACCTGGTTCCGCCTTCCGGTTTCGAGGCGATTGACGAACGTCGCTACGGTGCGGCCAAGATTGTCGTCCTGAAAATGACGCCATGA
- a CDS encoding gamma-glutamyl-gamma-aminobutyrate hydrolase family protein, producing MPRPLIGVTLDVEKPGGYSKFPWYALRQNYLDAIDRAGGLAVALPHEPDRVGDYLERIDALVVTGGAFDVDPSYYDGGARHATVVTKDRRTAFEFAVTRGALERDLPVLGICGGQQLLHVVLGGRLIQHIPDAVADALAHEQSNPRDQPGHTVAIAKGTQLHRIVGADELPVNSAHHQAAADEPDGVIVNATAADGVIEGIEAPRYRFCIGVQWHPEFLISEGDTRLFKAFLGAASAK from the coding sequence ATGCCCCGCCCCCTGATCGGAGTGACGCTGGATGTGGAGAAGCCCGGCGGCTACTCGAAGTTTCCCTGGTACGCGCTGCGCCAGAACTATCTCGACGCCATCGACCGGGCGGGCGGGCTCGCGGTCGCCCTGCCGCACGAGCCCGACCGCGTCGGCGACTATCTCGAGCGCATCGACGCGCTGGTCGTGACCGGCGGCGCCTTCGACGTCGACCCGTCCTACTACGACGGCGGTGCGCGACACGCCACCGTGGTCACCAAGGATCGCCGCACCGCCTTCGAGTTCGCCGTCACGCGCGGTGCGCTCGAGCGCGACCTGCCGGTGCTCGGCATCTGCGGCGGCCAGCAGCTGCTGCATGTCGTGCTGGGCGGCAGGCTGATCCAGCACATCCCCGACGCGGTGGCCGACGCGCTGGCCCACGAGCAGTCCAACCCGCGCGACCAGCCCGGCCACACGGTGGCGATCGCCAAGGGCACGCAGCTCCATCGCATCGTCGGCGCCGACGAACTGCCCGTGAACAGCGCCCACCACCAGGCTGCGGCCGACGAGCCCGACGGCGTGATCGTCAACGCCACGGCCGCCGACGGCGTGATCGAGGGCATCGAGGCACCGCGCTATCGCTTCTGCATCGGCGTGCAGTGGCATCCCGAGTTCCTGATCTCCGAGGGCGACACCCGCCTCTTCAAGGCCTTCCTGGGCGCCGCTTCCGCCAAATGA
- a CDS encoding DNA starvation/stationary phase protection protein yields MTVKAARTAAKSQPYAIDIGIDAKRRKDIAAGLSHLLADTYTLYLKTHNYHWNVTGPMFNTLHLMFETQYTELATAVDLIAERIRALGYPAPGSYGQYSKLSVIEETDGVPAAEDMIADLVKGQEAVVRTARKVFPTAEKAGDEATTDLLTQRMNVHEKTAWMLRALLE; encoded by the coding sequence ATGACCGTGAAAGCTGCGAGAACGGCGGCGAAGAGCCAGCCCTATGCCATCGACATCGGCATCGACGCCAAGCGTCGCAAGGATATCGCCGCGGGTCTCTCCCACCTGCTGGCCGACACCTACACGCTCTACCTCAAGACGCACAACTACCACTGGAACGTCACGGGGCCGATGTTCAATACGCTGCACCTGATGTTCGAGACCCAGTACACCGAGCTCGCCACCGCCGTGGACCTGATCGCCGAGCGCATTCGCGCGCTGGGCTATCCGGCGCCGGGCAGCTATGGCCAGTATTCGAAGCTCTCGGTCATCGAGGAGACCGACGGCGTGCCGGCGGCCGAGGACATGATCGCCGACCTGGTGAAGGGCCAGGAAGCCGTCGTGCGCACCGCCCGCAAGGTGTTCCCCACCGCCGAGAAGGCCGGCGACGAGGCAACCACGGATCTGCTCACCCAGCGCATGAACGTGCACGAGAAGACCGCCTGGATGCTGCGCGCACTGCTCGAATAG
- the queF gene encoding preQ(1) synthase, which yields MAKKYGHLTQLGRPAALPESPEKARLETVPNPDPRALYLVRFTAPEFTTLCPMTGQPDFAHLVVDYVPRAKLVESKSLKLYLGSFRNAAGFHEETTLGIGQRLARELSPRWLRVGGYWYPRGGMPIDVFWQTGAPPRGLWLPDQGVAAYRGRG from the coding sequence ATGGCGAAGAAGTACGGACATCTGACGCAACTGGGACGGCCGGCGGCGCTGCCCGAATCGCCCGAGAAGGCACGACTGGAGACGGTACCCAATCCCGATCCTCGCGCGTTGTACCTGGTGCGCTTCACGGCCCCCGAATTCACCACGCTCTGCCCGATGACCGGTCAACCCGACTTCGCCCATCTCGTCGTCGACTACGTACCGCGCGCGAAGCTGGTCGAGAGCAAGTCGCTGAAGCTCTATCTCGGCAGCTTCCGCAACGCCGCGGGCTTTCACGAGGAGACGACGCTCGGGATCGGCCAGCGACTGGCGAGGGAGCTGTCGCCGAGGTGGCTGCGCGTCGGCGGCTACTGGTATCCGCGCGGCGGCATGCCGATCGACGTGTTCTGGCAGACCGGCGCGCCGCCGCGGGGGCTGTGGCTGCCTGACCAGGGTGTCGCTGCCTATCGTGGCCGCGGATGA
- a CDS encoding rRNA pseudouridine synthase, which yields MSQSERIAKRLARAGLCSRRDAERWIAAGRVAVDGKVLDTPAFVVTDKSRIEVDGKPLPDADRPRLWRYHKPPGELVTARDPQGRKTVFDALPKSMPRTIAVGRLDYNSEGLLLLTNDGGLARRLELPANGWVRRYRARVHGEVDPERLAGLENGLTVDGVRYGPIKAQLDRQQRSNAWLDIALAEGKNREVRKVLAHLDLPVVRLIRVAFGPFQLGELERGQIEEMPAQALDKLLGLKSPRKQGWAKPRRRR from the coding sequence ATGAGCCAGTCGGAGCGCATCGCCAAGCGGCTGGCGCGCGCGGGCCTGTGCTCGCGCCGCGACGCCGAGCGCTGGATCGCCGCCGGCCGCGTCGCCGTCGACGGCAAGGTGCTCGACACGCCGGCCTTCGTCGTCACCGACAAGAGCCGTATCGAAGTCGACGGCAAGCCGCTGCCCGACGCCGACCGGCCGCGGCTGTGGCGCTACCATAAGCCGCCAGGCGAACTCGTCACGGCGCGCGATCCGCAAGGACGCAAGACGGTGTTCGACGCCCTGCCCAAGTCGATGCCGCGCACCATCGCGGTCGGTCGGCTCGACTACAATTCGGAAGGCCTGTTGCTGCTCACCAACGACGGCGGGCTGGCGCGCCGCCTCGAATTGCCGGCCAACGGCTGGGTGCGCCGCTACCGTGCCCGCGTGCATGGCGAGGTCGATCCGGAGCGGCTAGCCGGCCTCGAGAACGGCCTCACCGTCGATGGCGTGCGCTATGGCCCAATCAAGGCACAACTCGACCGCCAGCAGCGCTCAAACGCCTGGCTCGACATCGCGCTGGCCGAAGGCAAGAACCGCGAGGTGCGCAAGGTCCTCGCGCATCTCGACCTGCCGGTGGTGCGTCTGATCCGCGTCGCCTTCGGCCCTTTCCAGCTCGGCGAGCTGGAGCGCGGCCAGATCGAGGAGATGCCGGCGCAGGCGCTCGACAAGCTGCTGGGACTCAAGTCCCCGCGCAAGCAAGGCTGGGCGAAGCCGCGACGCCGGCGATGA
- the queG gene encoding tRNA epoxyqueuosine(34) reductase QueG — MSRKPPVPKRPPRPATPAELREAIRDEALRLGFDAVGFAAAGVAGEERLRRLREFLDAGWHGDMGWLAEQDERRADPRHLWRDARTVVSLALNYAPAHDPLAVLAQRDRAAISVYAQGRDYHDVMKTRLKALGRFIWDTYRHQLKVFVDTAPLMEKPLARAAGLGWQGKHTNLVSRQFGSWLFLGEILLSVELPSDTPEDDHCGQCRACLDVCPTQAFPAPYRLEARRCISYLTIEHEGPVDPELRPLIGNRIYGCDDCLAVCPWNKFARQARDTRLVPQPAPDAPALAELAMLDGAGFRRRFAGSAVKRIGRDRFVRNVAYALGNSGSRDAVPALRKLATDPSALVRDAAEWALSAVP, encoded by the coding sequence ATGAGCCGCAAGCCGCCCGTTCCCAAGCGGCCGCCGCGTCCGGCGACCCCGGCCGAATTGCGCGAGGCGATCCGCGACGAGGCGCTGCGGCTCGGCTTCGACGCCGTCGGCTTCGCGGCCGCCGGCGTCGCCGGCGAGGAGCGGCTCAGGCGCTTGCGCGAGTTCCTCGACGCGGGTTGGCACGGCGACATGGGCTGGCTCGCCGAGCAGGACGAGCGGCGGGCCGATCCGCGGCATCTGTGGCGCGACGCCAGGACGGTGGTGTCGCTGGCGCTCAACTATGCGCCGGCGCACGATCCCCTGGCGGTTTTGGCGCAACGCGACCGCGCCGCCATCTCGGTCTACGCCCAGGGCCGCGACTACCACGACGTCATGAAGACCCGCCTGAAGGCGCTGGGCCGCTTCATCTGGGACACCTACCGCCATCAGCTCAAGGTCTTCGTCGACACCGCGCCGCTGATGGAGAAGCCGCTGGCGCGAGCCGCCGGCCTCGGCTGGCAGGGCAAGCACACCAACCTGGTGTCGCGGCAGTTCGGCTCGTGGCTGTTCCTGGGCGAGATCCTGCTCTCGGTCGAGCTGCCGTCCGACACGCCGGAGGACGATCATTGCGGCCAGTGCCGGGCCTGCCTCGATGTCTGCCCGACACAGGCCTTCCCCGCGCCCTATCGGCTCGAGGCGCGGCGCTGCATCTCCTACCTGACGATCGAGCACGAGGGCCCGGTCGATCCTGAGCTCCGGCCGCTGATCGGCAACCGCATCTATGGCTGCGACGACTGCCTCGCCGTCTGCCCGTGGAACAAGTTCGCGCGACAGGCGCGCGACACGAGGCTGGTGCCGCAGCCGGCCCCCGACGCCCCCGCCCTCGCCGAGCTCGCCATGCTCGACGGCGCAGGCTTCAGAAGGCGCTTCGCCGGCAGCGCCGTCAAACGCATCGGCCGCGACCGCTTCGTGCGCAACGTCGCCTATGCGCTGGGCAACAGCGGCAGCCGCGATGCCGTGCCGGCCCTGCGCAAGCTCGCCACGGATCCCTCGGCACTGGTGCGCGACGCCGCCGAATGGGCGCTCAGCGCCGTTCCTTGA
- a CDS encoding nucleoside deaminase — MERALEQAREAARRGEVPIGAVIVGPDGAVLAEAGNRTEADRDPTAHAELLAIRAAATKLGAPRLVDCDLHVTLEPCPMCAAAISFARLRRVYYGASDPKGGGVEHGPRLFDQPTCHHRPEVYPGIGEREAAELLRAFFKERR, encoded by the coding sequence ATGGAACGGGCACTCGAGCAGGCGCGTGAGGCGGCGCGGCGCGGCGAGGTGCCGATCGGCGCCGTGATCGTCGGTCCCGACGGCGCGGTGCTGGCCGAGGCCGGCAACCGCACCGAGGCCGACCGCGATCCGACCGCCCATGCCGAGCTGCTGGCGATCCGCGCGGCAGCGACGAAGCTCGGCGCGCCGCGGCTGGTCGACTGCGACCTCCATGTCACGCTCGAACCCTGCCCGATGTGCGCCGCCGCCATTTCCTTCGCCCGCCTGCGCCGCGTCTACTACGGCGCATCCGACCCCAAGGGCGGCGGCGTCGAGCACGGCCCGCGCCTCTTCGACCAGCCGACCTGCCATCACCGGCCGGAGGTCTATCCCGGCATCGGCGAACGCGAGGCGGCCGAACTGCTGCGCGCCTTCTTCAAGGAACGGCGCTGA
- the mutL gene encoding DNA mismatch repair endonuclease MutL has protein sequence MSALRRLPSTLVNQIAAGEVVERPASAVKELVENAIDAGARRIAVVLKEGGRTFLSVVDDGVGMSPEELKLAVERHCTSKLPDDDLAHIRTLGFRGEALPSIASVSRFTITSRPVVADSAFSLAIDGGRKGEPRPVAHPPGTRVEVRDLFFATPARLKFLKEPRTESSHVADALRRLAMAHPDISFRLESEERTLLDLPMAVSQLERLAAIMGRDFSSNAVEIDANREGFRLTGFAGLPTLNRPTAQHQYLFVNGRPVRDKLLAGAVRGAYQDLLARDRHPMVALFLEAPTELVDVNVHPAKTEVRFRDAGIVRGLIVGALRTALSAAGHRASTTVADAALGAFRPHTGFSSPLPLSNGRTASMPRGLADAAAPFMAPLAEPSARAEEPAANGETQAYPLGVARAQLHETYIVAQTDQGVVIVDQHAAHERLLHEKLKHQLEAEGVKRQALLLPEVVEVGEDGARRLTQRAAELAEMGLVLEPFGLGAIVVRETPALLGEADIQGLVRDLADELAEMGDHLSLKEKVEEVCGTLACHTSVRAGRRLTVEEMNALLRQMEATPRSGQCNHGRPTYVELKLADIERLFGRR, from the coding sequence ACGGTGTCGGCATGTCACCCGAGGAGCTCAAGCTCGCCGTTGAGCGGCACTGCACGTCCAAGCTGCCCGATGATGATCTCGCCCACATCCGCACGCTCGGTTTCCGCGGCGAGGCATTGCCGTCGATCGCCTCGGTCAGCCGCTTCACCATCACTTCGCGCCCGGTGGTCGCCGACAGCGCCTTCAGCTTGGCCATAGACGGCGGTCGAAAAGGCGAGCCAAGGCCCGTCGCCCACCCACCGGGGACGCGCGTCGAGGTGCGCGATCTCTTCTTCGCGACGCCCGCTCGGCTGAAGTTCCTCAAGGAGCCGCGCACCGAGTCGAGTCACGTCGCCGATGCCTTGCGACGACTCGCCATGGCGCATCCCGATATCTCCTTCCGGTTGGAGAGCGAGGAGCGCACCTTGCTCGACTTGCCGATGGCGGTCTCGCAGCTCGAGCGTCTGGCCGCGATCATGGGACGCGACTTCTCGAGCAACGCGGTGGAGATCGATGCCAACCGCGAGGGCTTCAGGCTGACGGGCTTCGCCGGCCTGCCGACTCTCAATCGGCCGACGGCGCAGCACCAGTACCTTTTCGTCAACGGAAGGCCAGTACGCGACAAACTGCTGGCCGGCGCCGTACGCGGTGCCTACCAGGATCTGCTGGCGCGCGACCGCCATCCCATGGTCGCGCTGTTCCTCGAAGCTCCGACCGAACTGGTCGACGTCAACGTCCACCCGGCGAAGACGGAGGTGAGGTTCCGGGACGCCGGCATCGTGCGTGGTCTGATCGTCGGCGCCCTGCGCACCGCCTTGTCGGCGGCCGGTCATCGCGCCAGCACGACGGTGGCCGATGCAGCCCTCGGTGCCTTTCGGCCGCACACGGGCTTTTCCTCGCCGCTGCCGCTCAGCAATGGCCGTACAGCCTCGATGCCGCGCGGGCTCGCGGACGCGGCGGCGCCGTTCATGGCGCCGCTTGCCGAGCCCTCGGCGCGAGCCGAAGAGCCGGCCGCCAATGGCGAGACGCAAGCCTATCCGCTGGGCGTGGCGCGGGCGCAGCTCCATGAGACCTACATCGTCGCCCAGACCGACCAGGGTGTGGTGATCGTCGACCAGCACGCCGCGCACGAACGCCTGCTGCACGAGAAGCTCAAGCACCAGCTCGAGGCCGAGGGGGTCAAGCGTCAGGCGCTGCTGCTGCCCGAGGTAGTCGAAGTCGGCGAGGATGGTGCGCGTCGCCTGACGCAGCGTGCCGCTGAGCTCGCCGAGATGGGGCTGGTTCTGGAACCTTTCGGCCTTGGCGCGATCGTGGTGCGCGAGACGCCGGCGCTGCTCGGCGAGGCCGACATACAGGGGCTGGTGCGCGATCTCGCCGACGAGCTCGCGGAGATGGGCGATCATCTGTCGCTGAAGGAGAAGGTCGAGGAGGTGTGCGGAACGCTCGCCTGCCACACCTCGGTGCGTGCCGGCCGGCGCCTGACCGTCGAGGAGATGAATGCGCTCCTGCGCCAGATGGAAGCGACGCCCCGTTCCGGTCAATGCAATCATGGCCGCCCGACCTACGTCGAACTCAAGCTGGCCGACATCGAGCGGCTGTTCGGAAGACGATGA